A segment of the Juglans regia cultivar Chandler chromosome 15, Walnut 2.0, whole genome shotgun sequence genome:
CTTTCTAAGAGATTTTCTGAACCACTTACTTTGAGGCTTTTAGTCTTGCAAATTATAAGCctcgttgttgttgttgggtCATCAAAGTGCCACTTaggaaaataatcaaatttgatattttatttctatggaTGTTCACCTATAATATGATGAGTATTATTCCGGCAAAAGAATCTGTAGGACTAAGTACAATCTTTCATGTAAAGGGTTCTGTCCATGAGTTTCCCTTATGGCATTTTTTGCCATATCACACTATCTGAGAGggagaaggaaatgaaagaagaaaaaatattgtatgtttTAGCAGCTTATAATTTAGTCTCTGGATTGTCAGGTTATGTTAAACTTGAAGCATTCTTTGGCAGACCCAGTTGCAATGTGGCATGTCAGAGCTGAGATAGCCCCAGCTATTCTCCTTGTGGTAGATTTTGGTGGATGGTACCGGCTTGACTCGAAATCATCCAATGGTAGCTCACCAGATATGATTCAACACACCCAAGTTTCGCTACTCAAAGATGTAATTGTGCCTTACACGCATCTACTACCCAGATTACACTTGTCAGAAGACCAGAGACGGCAAATGCTTCTTTATTTTAAAGGGGCTAAACATAGGCACCGGGTCAGTGACACATCTAAATCTCTTTCATGGACTAGGCATGGCTTTATTTTTCATTGCAGATTAGTATGCTATAGTTGTTGGTTTTCTATTCTGCTTTGATATCCAACTTTTTGCATTTAGCTGAACTTCAAAACAGCCTTTTTCAATCTCCACATTTGACTCAACAGGTGGACTGTCAGTTGAAGATAAATCCCTCCTGCCTTTAACGATCTTTCATCAGATATAAATTAGTTGTGGGTCATTCCTTTCTCTACtgacaactctctctctctctctctctctgtggtaAAAATATAACAGTGCTGCACCTTGTGGTCTTGCCTGATTTGTCGTGCACCCGTAGCTCTTCGTTAATAAAGTTTCTATTTTGCTTGGGACATTTCAATGTAGACGGTTATGGCATCTCTTCTAATCATGGATGCGATCactttattttcatttgttgatttttaagtattttatgaaACACAGCACATGGTGTGAAGGCATGTTAAATTTCCCACAGGTGACTGTGCATATATttgatgagaattttttattctgACTTTATATCTAGATAAAAGTACTCATTTATCTCTTTGGATCATTTTTACTGTGTCATATAAGATAATGGGTACTTACATACAATATTGTTACAAATGGTTCTCCAGATCTGCTAtgtttttgaattataaataatcctGAATTCCCAGCTGTGCATGTAACTTAAATTATCTTGTTCCGTTAACAGGGCGGTGTAGTTCGAGAGAAATTGTGGGACTTGTTGGTTAATGAGCCTGGCGTTATCATGGAAGAAGGCTTCCCAAATGCCACTGGGAGGGAGCAGTCAATTAAAGGGATGAGAACATCAGAGTTCTGCTTGCACCCAGCTGGGGACACCCCCACTTCATGCCGACTATTTGATGCCATTCAAAGTCTCTGTATTCCTGTTATTGTCAGTGATAACATTGAGCTCCCATTTGAAGGTATGGTAGATTATTCAGAGTTTTCAGTTTTTGTGGCGGTAAATGATGCATTAAGGCCGAATTGGCTAGTGGGTTATCTCCGAAGCCTTTCCAAAGAGCAGAAGGACAAATATCGACAAAATATGTCTCGCATTCAGCCAATTTTTAAGTATGACAATGGGTATCCAGGTGGTATTGGACCGATTCCTGCGGATGGTGCTGTGAATCACATATGGCAGAAGGTTCACCAGAAATTGCCCATGATTAAGGAAGCCATTGTTAGAGAGAATAGAAAACCACCAGGTGCATCAATACCACTTCGTTGCCATTGTACTTGAAATGAcagttataattttttgtttattctgacttagcaaaataataatattttttgctttattcTGTTGCTTCTGTCGTGATAACATCATTCCAATATTCAAGCGATTACTATTTCTAACCTCTTCCATTTTCGTTGAATGTTGTGATACTAAATCATGGCACCCAAAAGAAAACTGTTATGATACTAAAGAACTTGCTGATGTTCTTCTTTCCTAAGAGTTTCTATCTTTTATAATTCGGTAATATCTGGGTTGACCAT
Coding sequences within it:
- the LOC108982542 gene encoding LOW QUALITY PROTEIN: probable arabinosyltransferase ARAD1 (The sequence of the model RefSeq protein was modified relative to this genomic sequence to represent the inferred CDS: deleted 2 bases in 1 codon) — encoded protein: MALKNSTITTAIFLPCSVPVLFLALTSLISTLSLTFFFLFSRPDTQLIPRTTHLQSLNSIKVLVADLPRSFNYGLLEKYWSSSVPDARISFDSDRQITSTHLPKNLKFPPYPENPLIKQYSAEYWILGDLMTPDYLRTGSFAQRVYDVDEADVVFVPFFATLSAELQLGTAKGEFNKKVRNEDYERQREVVDLVRKTPAWKRSGGRDHVFVLTDPVAMWHVRAEIAPAILLVVDFGGWYRLDSKSSNGSSPDMIQHTQVSLLKDVIVPYTHLLPRLHLSEDQRRQMLLYFKGAKHRHRGGVVREKLWDLLVNEPGVIMEEGFPNATGREQSIKGMRTSEFCLHPAGDTPTSCRLFDAIQSLCIPVIVSDNIELPFEGMVDYSEFSVFVAVNDALRPNWLVGYLRSLSKEQKDKYRQNMSRIQPIFKYDNGYPGGIGPIPADGAVNHIWQKVHQKLPMIKEAIVRENRKPPGASIPLRCHCT